A section of the Ornithinimicrobium sufpigmenti genome encodes:
- a CDS encoding glucose-6-phosphate dehydrogenase: MTFPRHTLLILGAGGDLTARLLLPGLAEVLHQRELDLDLVGVDRADWGDEGWRTRVAQSFAVSGLQGSRQDEVVGAARYVQADVTDRDSLERALTGSADRLIVYFALPPAVTVRACQALAGIDLPTDARLVLEKPFGTDVEGAEKLNDLVTGVVPEGQVYRVDHYLGMSTVLNILGLRFTNRVLESVLDNTQVESVDITFEESLALEGRAGYYDGTGALVDMIQSHALHVLSFLAMEPPSSIEARDIRDGTAAVLRATRVWDGDPVASSRRGRYTAGDVEGRSVPSYVDEPGVDPALETETYAEVTVEVNNWRWAGVPFRLRAGKALSALNKRATITFKQPAWVPRGLYGHESPDRVHIGLDPEVLQIDFNVTGPGDPRGVDRVAMNASFGTSHLPPYGQVLAGVLDGDPTLSVRGDHAVETWRIVEPVLEAWRNGAVPLEGYPAGTTLPRSGSPRGRVG, translated from the coding sequence ATGACTTTCCCACGGCATACCCTGCTCATCCTCGGCGCCGGGGGCGACCTCACGGCCCGACTGCTCCTTCCCGGACTGGCGGAGGTGCTCCACCAGCGCGAGCTCGACCTCGACCTGGTCGGTGTCGACCGCGCCGACTGGGGGGACGAGGGCTGGCGCACGCGGGTCGCCCAGTCGTTCGCCGTCTCCGGGCTGCAGGGGAGCCGCCAGGACGAGGTGGTCGGCGCGGCACGCTACGTCCAGGCGGACGTGACCGACCGGGACAGTCTGGAGCGCGCGCTGACGGGCAGCGCAGACCGGCTCATCGTGTACTTCGCCCTGCCGCCGGCCGTCACGGTGCGCGCCTGCCAGGCGTTGGCAGGGATCGACCTGCCGACCGACGCCCGGCTGGTGCTGGAGAAGCCGTTCGGGACCGACGTCGAGGGTGCGGAGAAGCTCAACGACCTGGTGACGGGCGTCGTCCCGGAGGGGCAGGTGTACCGGGTCGACCACTACCTGGGGATGTCCACCGTGCTGAACATCCTCGGGCTCCGCTTCACCAACCGCGTGCTGGAGTCTGTCCTGGACAACACGCAGGTCGAGAGTGTCGACATCACCTTCGAGGAGAGCCTCGCCCTGGAGGGCAGGGCCGGCTACTACGACGGCACCGGGGCCCTGGTCGACATGATCCAGAGCCACGCCCTGCACGTCCTCTCGTTCCTGGCGATGGAGCCACCCAGCAGCATCGAGGCACGCGACATCCGCGACGGCACCGCGGCGGTGCTCCGGGCCACCCGCGTGTGGGACGGAGATCCGGTCGCGAGCAGCCGGCGAGGCAGGTACACCGCGGGTGATGTCGAGGGCCGGTCGGTCCCCTCCTACGTCGACGAGCCAGGGGTCGACCCGGCGCTGGAGACCGAGACGTATGCCGAGGTCACGGTCGAGGTGAACAACTGGCGCTGGGCGGGGGTGCCGTTCCGGCTCCGTGCGGGTAAGGCTCTCAGCGCGCTCAACAAGAGAGCCACCATCACCTTCAAGCAGCCGGCCTGGGTGCCGCGGGGCCTGTACGGCCACGAGTCGCCCGACCGGGTGCACATCGGGCTTGACCCGGAGGTGCTGCAGATCGACTTCAACGTGACCGGCCCCGGAGACCCCCGTGGCGTGGACCGGGTGGCGATGAACGCCAGCTTCGGGACCAGCCACCTGCCGCCTTACGGCCAGGTCCTCGCGGGCGTGCTCGACGGCGACCCCACGCTGTCGGTCCGCGGCGACCACGCTGTCGAGACCTGGCGGATCGTGGAGCCGGTGCTGGAGGCCTGGCGCAACGGCGCAGTGCCCCTGGAGGGGTACCCCGCCGGCACGACCCTGCCCCGCTCGGGCTCACCGCGCGGCCGCGTCGGCTGA
- a CDS encoding LLM class flavin-dependent oxidoreductase: MRYAVSLPPFTDPATVLGWARAAEGAGWDGFFLWDHVQWRPGVAPLDPWVMLGAVAAVTERMRLGTLVTPLSRRRPYAVAKQVATLDRLSGGRAVLGVGLGEPPDRDFADLGEEADPRVRATMLDEALQVIDQLLRGPTDHTGEHYRVKADLHPRPVQRPRPPIWVAGVTPHRRPLARARRWDGVVPIGGQEDLSPQDLATYLALDGRPTREGWDVVVHPAAGFSAQEYAEAGATWLVRSVMPAGSDNWEAEAEVMVRQSPGAASCPSSTGSVNADDTDGGGEKGEHSR, from the coding sequence GTGAGGTATGCCGTCAGCCTGCCGCCGTTCACCGACCCGGCCACGGTCCTCGGCTGGGCCCGCGCCGCCGAGGGCGCCGGCTGGGACGGGTTCTTCCTCTGGGACCACGTGCAGTGGCGACCCGGGGTCGCGCCGTTGGATCCGTGGGTAATGCTCGGGGCGGTCGCGGCGGTGACCGAGCGGATGCGGCTCGGCACCCTGGTCACGCCGCTGTCGCGTCGGCGTCCGTATGCGGTCGCCAAGCAGGTCGCCACGCTGGACCGGCTCAGCGGCGGGCGGGCGGTGCTGGGCGTGGGCCTGGGTGAGCCGCCGGACCGGGACTTCGCGGACCTGGGGGAGGAGGCGGACCCGCGCGTCCGGGCGACCATGCTGGACGAGGCGCTGCAGGTGATCGACCAGCTGCTGCGCGGCCCGACCGACCACACCGGGGAGCACTACAGGGTCAAGGCCGACCTGCACCCGCGCCCCGTGCAGCGGCCCCGACCACCGATCTGGGTCGCCGGCGTCACCCCGCACCGGCGGCCCCTGGCGCGGGCACGCCGCTGGGACGGCGTGGTCCCGATCGGTGGCCAGGAGGACCTCTCCCCGCAGGATCTGGCCACCTACCTCGCTCTTGACGGCCGCCCCACCCGCGAGGGGTGGGATGTCGTCGTCCACCCAGCCGCGGGCTTCTCGGCCCAGGAGTACGCCGAGGCCGGCGCGACCTGGCTGGTCCGGTCGGTCATGCCAGCCGGGAGTGACAACTGGGAGGCTGAGGCCGAGGTGATGGTCCGTCAGTCTCCGGGTGCCGCGTCCTGTCCATCCTCGACGGGCAGCGTCAACGCCGACGACACCGACGGCGGCGGCGAGAAGGGCGAGCACAGCAGATGA
- a CDS encoding class I SAM-dependent methyltransferase, translated as MPSGLSPRLAAIVDALPLTPRSRVLEIGCGTGAAARAIARRLDTGHILAIDRSATAVAQTRSGSAAEIESGRMSVRQVAVESFVMEPGDLAFDIVLAVRVGALDGRHPDVGQRAAQRLLAALAPAGRVFIDGGQPLRELDLSTWV; from the coding sequence ATGCCCTCGGGCCTCTCCCCACGTCTGGCGGCCATCGTGGACGCCCTCCCGCTGACCCCGCGGTCCCGCGTGCTGGAGATCGGGTGCGGGACGGGCGCCGCGGCGCGAGCGATCGCCCGTCGGCTGGACACCGGCCACATCCTGGCGATCGACCGCTCGGCCACGGCGGTCGCGCAGACCCGCTCAGGCTCAGCCGCCGAGATCGAATCAGGGCGGATGAGCGTCCGCCAGGTGGCGGTCGAGTCGTTCGTCATGGAGCCGGGCGATCTTGCCTTCGACATCGTCCTCGCCGTCCGCGTCGGCGCGCTGGACGGTCGGCATCCCGACGTCGGGCAGCGCGCGGCGCAGCGCCTCCTGGCGGCGCTCGCTCCGGCCGGCAGGGTCTTCATCGACGGTGGTCAGCCCCTCCGGGAGCTGGACCTCTCGACGTGGGTCTAG
- a CDS encoding DEAD/DEAH box helicase, protein MARRAPRQNGARTRTQRRPRPDNDGLIQVLAKVVREVESAVQRGHASPSTRTKFQVVALLMREERARVKADETKAAARRTEDLKRLDGIATILATTAARDASLLGLLADDAVISDRARSLRRELLEAAGIEVPHEPAEAPEPAEPTAAEQRRVVPQSVVSRQLANPFLPPDYSAVAVRTAKPRRLAGWELIEPLLRSFEAGGTSSCMDLPDPTSTGVTGGLHLMPHQAQVVAAAAEGHRTFLLADEPGLGKTAQALLAAEAANAYPLLVVVPNVVKMNWAREARLWTPRHPATVVYGDGETIDGFADIIIVNYEVLDRHVGWLGDLGLRGMVVDEAHYIKNRKSQRSQNVLHLSERIRERTANPLVMALTGTPLINDIEDFTAIWQLLGWIDETKPVGELMAALEETGLTPADRGFLAAARAAVIDRGIVRRRKVDVAADLPARRVADVPVEIDGEAGRSIRAAEQSLARRLVDRYERTLEARHGGEVIEGIDHGLVRQVAAWERASKSTKKSDENVFTMMRRIGQAKAGLAADYAAQLARSAGKVVFFAKHIDVMDTAEETFAKRGIRYASIRGDQTAAARQKHIDAFTHDPDVAVVVCSLTAAGVGLNLQIASNLVLAELSWTDAEQTQAIDRVHRIGQGEPVTAWRIIAAQTLDTRIAELIDSKAGLAARALDGADTEIVDSADVQLEALVALLEDALREREHAQAS, encoded by the coding sequence GTGGCTCGCAGAGCCCCGCGCCAGAACGGCGCACGCACGCGCACCCAGCGGCGACCCCGCCCCGACAACGACGGCCTCATCCAGGTGCTGGCCAAGGTCGTCCGCGAGGTCGAGTCCGCGGTCCAGCGCGGCCACGCGTCGCCGTCGACCCGGACCAAGTTCCAGGTCGTGGCGCTGCTCATGCGCGAGGAGCGCGCCCGCGTGAAGGCGGACGAGACCAAGGCGGCGGCCCGACGGACCGAGGACCTGAAACGCCTCGACGGCATCGCCACCATCCTCGCGACCACTGCCGCCCGGGACGCCTCCCTGCTCGGGCTGCTCGCCGACGACGCCGTCATCTCCGACCGCGCGCGGTCGCTGCGCCGTGAGCTCCTCGAGGCGGCCGGCATCGAGGTCCCCCACGAGCCCGCCGAGGCGCCCGAGCCGGCCGAGCCCACCGCCGCCGAGCAGCGCCGCGTGGTGCCTCAGTCGGTGGTGTCCCGGCAGCTCGCCAACCCCTTCCTCCCACCCGACTACTCCGCCGTCGCCGTGCGCACTGCGAAGCCGCGCCGCCTCGCCGGCTGGGAGCTCATCGAGCCGTTGCTGAGGTCGTTCGAGGCCGGGGGCACGTCGTCGTGCATGGACCTGCCGGATCCGACCTCCACCGGGGTGACCGGCGGGCTGCACCTCATGCCGCACCAGGCGCAGGTGGTCGCCGCCGCGGCGGAGGGGCACCGCACGTTCCTGCTGGCCGACGAGCCCGGCCTGGGCAAGACGGCGCAGGCGCTGCTCGCTGCGGAGGCCGCGAACGCATACCCCTTGCTCGTGGTCGTCCCGAACGTCGTGAAGATGAACTGGGCGCGCGAGGCCAGGCTGTGGACGCCCCGCCATCCCGCGACGGTGGTGTACGGCGACGGCGAGACGATCGACGGGTTCGCGGACATCATCATCGTCAACTACGAGGTCCTCGACCGGCACGTGGGCTGGCTCGGCGATCTCGGTCTGCGCGGCATGGTGGTCGACGAGGCGCACTACATCAAGAACCGGAAGTCCCAGCGGTCCCAGAACGTCCTGCACCTCTCCGAGCGCATCCGCGAGCGGACCGCGAACCCCCTCGTGATGGCGCTCACCGGCACGCCGTTGATCAACGACATCGAGGACTTCACGGCGATCTGGCAGCTCCTCGGGTGGATCGACGAGACCAAGCCGGTCGGTGAGCTGATGGCGGCGCTGGAGGAGACCGGGTTGACACCTGCCGACCGCGGCTTCCTGGCCGCGGCGCGCGCGGCCGTCATCGACCGCGGCATCGTCCGGCGGCGCAAGGTCGACGTCGCCGCCGACCTTCCCGCGCGCCGCGTGGCCGACGTCCCCGTCGAGATCGACGGCGAGGCAGGGCGGTCCATCCGGGCCGCCGAGCAGAGCCTCGCCCGCCGCCTGGTCGACCGCTACGAGCGGACCCTGGAGGCACGCCACGGGGGCGAGGTCATCGAGGGCATCGACCACGGCCTGGTGCGTCAGGTCGCCGCGTGGGAGCGGGCGAGCAAGAGCACCAAGAAGTCGGACGAGAACGTGTTCACCATGATGCGGCGCATCGGTCAGGCCAAGGCGGGGCTGGCGGCCGACTACGCCGCCCAGCTCGCCCGCAGCGCCGGCAAGGTGGTCTTCTTCGCCAAGCACATCGATGTCATGGACACCGCCGAGGAGACGTTCGCCAAACGCGGCATCCGCTATGCCTCCATCCGCGGCGACCAGACCGCGGCGGCCCGGCAGAAGCACATCGACGCGTTCACCCACGACCCGGACGTCGCAGTCGTCGTGTGCTCGTTGACGGCTGCGGGCGTCGGCCTCAACCTGCAGATCGCCTCGAACCTGGTGCTCGCCGAGCTGTCCTGGACGGACGCCGAGCAGACCCAGGCCATCGACCGCGTCCACCGGATCGGGCAGGGCGAGCCGGTCACGGCGTGGCGGATCATCGCCGCGCAGACCCTCGACACGAGGATCGCCGAGCTCATCGACAGCAAGGCGGGGCTGGCCGCTCGGGCCCTCGACGGGGCCGACACGGAGATCGTCGACTCCGCCGACGTGCAGCTCGAGGCGCTGGTCGCTCTCCTCGAAGATGCGCTGCGGGAGCGGGAGCACGCGCAGGCATCCTGA